The nucleotide sequence ACTCACTATTTTTCATAGTTAAAAGGTTagtagtattttaaattgttaacgaATAAGGATCACTAAAATTCAAATCTTAAAGGGactattttgatcattttctctcaaagaatGAAGACTATTTTAGCAATTATTAGTTTgtaagaaaaatgtacaaacttGAATGACATTATtggaacaaaaaagagaaaaatgacttTAGGAGGACGTTTCCCTAAGTTGAAAGACAATATGAGAAATTGactctttttttaatcaaataataatttaatttattagattaaatattttttcaatatataattaatttttatttgaattgtatttttattttatttgcaaATAAATAGAAtatgcacattcagatgttgaaaaacaatcTTAATCATaacaatcttaatcattcagtattCTGATCTAGAGACAGTATCTTAATCATTCAAGtctaaatcttaataaaaacaaatgcagccttactttgtttgttttttctcttaATGACGCTTggggagattcagagcattttaTCAGAACATCTTTATTTTCACTGAAATAAGATGTCATGGCACCAAAGTGTGTGTCATCTTTTTTCCTCAAGATGGCCTCGAGAACACAAATTGCTTTCACACGAACCTAGCAAAAGAGAAGACCAAGAAAAAATGTAACAATTTTGATCTCAACATTAATCAGCATAGTCTATCTGTTCAAATAAAGTGATTACACGCCAATCACAGTGCCGAAAAAAATGTCTAAAGCTTCTACATAAAGATGATCAATTACaattgtgagaaatataagaaaagaatattattgaattgtcaTATCTACATTACTACAttaagaccctatttatagacactccATTCCAATACTTTTTCAAGTAGGACATAacattataattctttttcaagtaggattttatGCACTATTCTTGTTACTAGGATTCTAAACACTACCCCCTTAAGTTGATGCATGCAggtcatatgtaccaagcttgttatggataTAATTAATACGAGCACCAGTGACCtcacttggtgaagatatctgcaagaaaaACTGGTAAGGACTGCTCAGGACATTTGAGCAACCTCAGTTGAAAAGGAACAAACTGAAAAGGTGATTGGAAAAGTAGTAAATGTCCTAGGAAAATCGATCCATATATGGAAAATTACTGAAAACTAGAATAAAATATATAGGCCATCTTGAAGTCAATAGATGAGTAGATCTTAAAtgagaaaatagcaaaaaaactGGTCAGAACTTGCTCACACGCTGAATTATTAGATTTGACAACCGAAAAGTGgtcaaaatcaatgaaaaattataTGGATAGGGTCGAAATGATAGCACGATCCTACTAGAAAAGAGAAATTGCTAAAATTCCCAAGCCGAGCCGGGTTGGAGGAGACTGTTTTAGACTAGACAATTATATGAGTCGGGTAAGAATGATGGCACAACTCTACTGGAAAGAGATCTTCTATGGGTAAGGTCAGAATGATGCACGACCCTATGCAAAATCATATTTGCGTCGTCACCAAAAAGACGCACAGAACTTCGCAAATCAAATCTGAAGTCACCGAAAAGATGCACGATGCTATGCAACTCAGAAATGAGAAAGTAGTCTGCAAAGATGCATGGTACTACACAAATTAAATATAAGAAAGCAGTCCAGAGAGATGCACGGTGCTACGTAGattagatatgagaaagtagtcactGAAAAAATGAATGGAGCTATGCAACtcaaatatgagaaagtagtAACTGGAAAGATGCACGGTGCTGCATAAATTAGATATGAAAAAACACCAAAAAGAAGCACTTGCTAGCGTGATCATTTGCCAAACAGGCGGAATATATAGGCAATAGCCTTTGATTCTCCATCAAAATCATGGAGGCTTTGATACCACGTGAGAAATATACGAAAAGAATGTTATAAAATTGTTGTATCtgcattattacattgagaccctatttatagacactgcatttaatccttttccaagtaggaaactaaattataatcttttttcCGCAGGCAGTAGAAGCTCTTTGATTCTCTATCAAAATCATGAAGGCTCTAATACCACGTGAAAAATATACGAAAAAGATAATATTGAATTGTTGTAATTGCATTATTACACTGAGAccttatttatagacactacatttcaatccttttccaagtaggacattacattataatccttttccaagtaggactCTATATAAAGTGAAGTGGTGAAAACACTCGTGAACTATACGTGAATTATTACTTTAGTCCCCAAACTACTAGCAATTAAAAAACCCATGATCTCAGTGTTGTGAGCTCGCCACGTCGCCAATAGCGAGAGGCGAGGCGAGGTGAGACTAAGTGCCATCTGCTTTCGTGGTGATGCCATCTTCAAAAGGCGTCCGCAATGGTGTGAATAGCAATGAGGCGACTCTAGCGACAAAGCAAGCAAAGGTGACgccttttgttttttatttttgtttagttatattatataatatatactatttttttaaCCTGGTAACATTACTTCTATATATCCACAAGTACACTAGCACCAAAAGTGTAGTCTCCCTTCAAAAGTATTACAACTTACCTCTTATTGTTTACATCTGTACTCACAGAAAGTCAAACATCAAAAATATCTTCTGTTTGAGCTAATAGTTTTTGCTCACatcaaaaactaaaaaggccTAAACATTTTGAAAGATTGTAAACTGCTTTGCTTCCCCTCAAAGCTCATGTTTCTTTCAGTCCAAGTTGACAAATTGATGACCCTTTTTGCCCAAATTCCATGTGTTAGGACTGCCTCTTTGGCCAAAAGCCAAATAAATCAATTGACTTTGTAGGGTATCTTTGGTTTCCATATCATCTTCCAAGGCCAATCTCTTTCCTTCACCCCCGTTGTATTTAGTTCCTTGTATGCAGAACTGACAGAGAAATGTCCTCCGTCTTTATCCCATTCTAGTCTATCTTCTCTTCTATTCAAGCTGTTGATTCCAGCTACTGAGTTGTAGAAATCTACAATTCTTCCCATTTCTCGGTCATTCAAATGTCTCCTTAGGAAAAGAATAATGGATGTTGTTTCTTCAAAGTTTGATGCCCTATCCATTTGTCATGCCAAAAGGAGGTTTTCTACACATTTCCTACCTTTACCCACCTTTACCCTGATCCTAATTTGCATCAATGGCCATAGATTCCTGATAGCTATCCAGAGTGAGCATCCATATGGAGTTCTGACAATCTTTGTCATCCCTACCATATTTGATATGACAACTTCTTTCCCCAACATTCCTTCTTCGGTAGAAAACTTCCACAACCATTTCATCATCAGGCTTTCGTTCTGCTTTTTCATATTCCTGATGCTTAGACCATTTTCTTTCCTATTTACTAGCAACTCCTCCCACTTGACTAGATGATACTTCTTTTTATCATCATTTCCTTGCCAAAAAAAGTTCCTTCTCAAAGTATCTATTCTCTTGCTAACACTAACAGGCATTGAAAAGATGGACATCAAATAAAAAGGCAACGTGTCCAGTACACTATATACTAGTGTCAATCTTCCCCTctcctacccccccccccccaaatggTATTGACTCTTCCAGCTTAATAGGCTCTTCGTGtaatatatactaatttagtaCTAGTATTGCTTGTTTTATGGATTGTTGAGCCATTCACGTTCTAGACTTTTAGTATCTACtatctagttttagtttttgaattgaaatattttcTAATATGTTATTGTTGGAGATTTTGATTACTTATACatgcaattaaatattttaattttttagtattagTTGGTGCCACACTTCAAAAAGGCGAGCGCCTTACCGCTCACCTCGCCTTGTGGCATGTTACCTTTCGGCATCCAAAGCATTGTATGATCTTGATTAAATGAACTTAAGAACACCCCCCCATCTACCACATGGCATAGCAAGTAACTTCAACTCCATTTAGGCGTGTGAAAAAAGTTATAAAACAAGCCATATAAGCAGCCAAATGGCAAAAAGCCACACTTAAACATTTCCCGTTAATTTCAAACCTACCCTAATGCTTAaaacttctttttcttcactattCATAGCTTCCTCGATAAAAACACTTTAAACCCCAAAGAAATATGTAGGAATAATTGGTATTATCACAAATATTGGCATATGTGTAATTCATGATGCCAAATTAACTTACACGAGAAAAATGGGAACTGAAGAAGGCAAACAAAACAAAGCAAAAAATGATGACTAACGTTACAGAATTATGAATTGGATTGTTGTACCTAGGCATCATGTCAGGTTGGACAATTGCTCCATTGACAATGTTGAGAACCACTTGTGTGTTTGTGTTACAGACCACAACTACACAATTAGTCAATAAGTGGAATTGGCTTTCTTCCAATAAAGATAGAGACACCGGAGCACGACTTACAACCAATGAATAAGAAAATGACCGAAAACACAATGGGAAGGAGAAGAAAACACGATTGATTCTAGTAGAAAACATAGGCGACCAGACACATCCACGAAGTAAAAAATCCAACGGAAAGCTCATCCAAATCTACGAATAAACCACTTTGAAGTATAATACGAGCCAAAATAGCAAGATAATCAAAGGTTATAGGAAAAAACCCTTTAATTTACATGGAAATTTCTTAAGAGAGAATTTAACGAGGGTTGGGGAGTTCTATTTTTCTGAGGCTAAAACgtgtctttttaatttttttggtgaaCTTCATTTATCTATATGGATGCCACATTTACAACATATCAGTACAAATATAAAGCTGGAAAGTGTGAGGGTGTTATTATGTTCGTTTAGTCAAGATTAGGGGTGTTTTAATTGCTAGTAGGACTAAAGTAATAATTCACGTATAGTTCGGGGGTGTTTTCACTACTTCTCTCTTTTGTATACTATTCATGTTCCTACTCTAATTCTAACAACAATGAAATGCTTCCATAGCAACATACGGCAAAAAGAGTGAAAATTCTAAGCAACAGAATAGCATAAGGACAAACCTGCCATGACGGTGATCGCAGTTTTGATTCAAGGGCGTGAGACAACGCCAAAGCATCTAATTTTGACGCCTCCAGAAGGAAAACCTGAAGTGCATCCCGAGTTGGCTGCAGACGTACTCCACCAGATGTTGCAATAGTTTCTAATAAACTCTCTTCTTGGGTCTTTTCACCAGAACCCAAACCTGAATCTGCATTGGCTGTTTCAGTCTGagattcttgaagatcttgactTCCAGAAACAGCATTTCTTGGAAACCGTGAACTGTCATTGTGAGAAGAAATCCCTTCATATCTCTCTGTGTAGTCAGCTTCGGTTGTCAATGACCTCTGAAGATTTGGACTCCTGTAACTTCCAGTGTCATTCTTTTTCAGGGATGGAGATTGTGTAAGAGTAGTAAGTCCTTGTTTTATTGTAGCACTTCCTATTCCAACCACCTCACTGAGAAAAGACTTCTTATCATCCGATGGCATTTCGTAGCTGGTATTACCAAAGCCTTGTATCCGACCACCAAGAGTTTCTGTGGGAGCAGGTTTACTCTCTTCTGAAGAAAATAGAGCAGATAATGCTTCCTGTGCTGTTTCACGAACTGCTTTATTGAGTGCGTCACCTTTCAAAGGATCCGGTTGACCTTTGTAGTGAATTAACTGTCGTATAGTCACTGAATTCCTTTGCATCTCCCTTCTGAATTCTGCACCAGATTTTCCCACCGCATACTTGATCACTCTCAGAGCCTACAGAAAGGAGTCAGACAAGCTACATCCCAAGGTTTTGACATTATCTAATTAGTCATGCGCAAAAGTAGAAGATCTCGAAAAAGAAAACATGGTTCTCCGCAAGAACCCCCAAGGATCTATGGTTTTTCCTCTAAAGAACTTGCTCAGGTTAACATCAAAGATCACAGTACACCCCAACATCATTTCTCATCCTCTCTTTTTTGTTCCTTTTGGGAGCAAAATAGAGCTCAAATCAACCATACCAATCAATAAACACATGCTTCTGCATCCCAAAAAAACTCTCGCATAAACCCaacaaaaaccaagaaaaatatcatccaaaaacacACAtacataccaaaaaaaaaaaaaaaaaacggcCTGCAGAAATTAAAGCTCAAGAAAGGGGTCATAAAAGCCATAGATGATACAGGTAAGTCTAACCAAATTCAACCATATCAATCACAAAATGCATCGGTTTCCAATAACACGAACCCAATAAAATGAGCTACGTAAGCTGAAGGTAACAAAAGGGTAACCTTTCAATTCAACTGAAAATCAACACCACGCCTAGAGCCACACACTATATTCACTTCTTTGTTCTATTTTCCTGTTTTTCATCAGGATTTGAATACAGCCATATTAATCTATCGAAGATACTTCTGAAAGAAGATAAATTAGCTAACTGAGCTAAAGCTATTTGGCCATGGAAGCAAGTACCTTTTGCTTGATAATAGGGGATTTGTGTTGGAGACGTTTGAGGATAAACTCAGAGACTTCTTTAACAATACTGGAATGGGATGATCTAAGCAACTCGCAAATCTCCTCCAATTTGTAAACAGGCGTCACTTTTTCCTCATCTGAGGTCGCTCCATCGATCATCCGCGATCTCCAATATGACTCTACCGCTCTCCTGCTTGAATCCATTTTATTATAAACTCTCCGatccaaaaatatttcttttgactTCAATTTTCAGATCAAATTTGTGCATGCGTGAATCACCCCAAATGGAAATCTAGTTAGGTTTCCAAGTGCCGGGTGGGTTTTTGACAAGGGTGAAGTGAACGTGAAGGCAATAGGAGGAACCCGATACTTCCTTTATATGGATCTATTTACACACACTTATTTACACACTGTTATGCGGTTTTTTATGGTATGGTTAAGAGTGGTATAGTATGGCATGTTTGATTCGATTGTTTGTTAAAAGGATATATGAGTTAGTTTCATGGTTCGCtaatgatgaaattttttattttatgatatttcatgatttatttattttttaaattttatattttaatttaatattatataattttattttataatttatgttatattatttaactccTTTATTTTCTACCCGATCCCCACCCCATCAGCCACCGCTAAAATAATATTTCTATCCCGATTCCACCCCCTAACAAACTCCCACACcacaattcttttttaaaatttaattttagaaaaaaaaaaaattgttacccCATCCTCACccaccaaaaaacaaaaaaaaactgtTACCCCATCCTCACGCACACCTCCCCCTCCCTCACCACTTACCAGCTCCTTTATCCGCaccaattatttttatttttaaaaaaagattttcttaccccaccccccccccccacccaccccccccccccccccccccccaaaaaaaaaatcacctacggaaaaatatttttttaatttatttttaataaaattaattttttttttcttactccacCCTCTATCCCTACTCTCGACCCTCCACTCCACTCCACCacctcaaaatattttttaaaaaaaagtttcataattttttcataacTCACCCCCTTGTCTTATTCGTTATCATTGTTTTGTATTAAATATacacaaatattttctaaaaaaagaaattctatcaagaaaataagtaagaaacaatttGTTTtcctagaatatttttttttgtatttcatacTGAACACACCCATAGCATACACAaaaaatgcattcaaattttgtaCTTGTTGGTGGTGGTCACGTtttaaaacaccaaaagaaaataaaatttgttaatacaaaaaatgaatttggttacattttttttatctactcttgtattgattttttaaaaacttacatGAATTTgacaatttaatatatttaaatggCATAATTTGCAATAAATTAGCAGAAAGAAAAATgttttattaacaattattgatatatttaatatttataataattaaggtaattttagtaaacttaccagTTATGATACAGTGTCATAACGTtaaaccaaacaataaaactgTTATTAAAAAGTAGTGAACGATACAATCCATTCAAatattgtattgtactatactatactatactatacagtataatatcatatcatacagtaccatacattatgaaatcatgacaaaccaccatccaaacaaagtgttaCGGTTTTATGGGAATGTGCACGTTTAGTGCTAAATTCTTAGTACAAAATTAGTTTTGATAATTACAATTTTTAAATGCTATagagattttattaattttcttttttaaaaaaaaaataatttatgtgcaatttaaaatctcaaattcaCGTTTGAATCTTCAATATTACGTTGTTGTAAGAAAAGTGCTTTagcgtttttttctttttttaaaagaaacttgaattctatatattcaaattcaaatgcaCTTTGTGCTTTTCAACCTGAGATTATTAACATTATATGAGTCTATCAAGAATTTTCACAAAAATGTAGAAATTGATGAACCCAATAAACTGAACATGCattcaattcaagaactcacgATGATCATAAAAGTACCAGATGACCTGTCCAACAACCCATGCTGCAAAGTTACATACTTTTTGAAGGTCAAAATGTGAAAGTTAGCTGAAAATAGCAAGTAATTCTATATCTTTTGAAAGAACTATAAACCCTTTCACAACAAAGAAGATATAAGCTCTTTCAGCATGTCGAGAGATCTAAAAGGATCCAAGCtttgaaaaaacaaaatttatttaaagggAGCAATTCTATAACTTATAGGTTGTTTATCCATTGCAACAATCTTGAAATTTCGATAGAGAagctattaaaattttttaataacttatCATAAATTAAAATGTTTTATTACATATTGCAAAAGTGTTCAAAGTTCATTACTATATACCTAGTCATcctagaaaataaattaaatacctATAGCTTTTGTTATTACTGAATGAAGCCCAACTAACAGgttatactttcaaaacttagGATGATAGCTATCTTagtttataaatcataataaacaaataagtttcaacaaaaaaagtaaaaattcatctgtcaaaaaatttcaaatttatctaTAAGAGGAGAAAACAAGCATATCGTCATTGATATCTCATTAGTATATGATACTCCCTTCGTCTCTATTGATATAGGTTGTtcgaattttgagattttttttttttgctttggtTGGAAATTtagacatattttttattgttttgaagAATAAGTTACATATTTAGAAACTACACAAAAAGCACTATACGTCACaagaattaataatttaaaaaatttaaagggcATAGAGATATCATGatccaaaattttctttttttgactctcaaaaagcaaaaaatgtcacataaattgagagaAAGAGAGTAACATAGAATACAAacacacacaaaataaaaaatcaataatcttCACCTATAGTAAAATTAAACAATTAACTCAAGCTTCTTAAAACTGTTTTAAAAATGTTCACCTATATATACATGTAATATATGTCTAAAAACTTGTTTCAAGTACATCCAGACGTTGACATTCAATTAAAATACAACTTTCAAACCTATTTGTAGAAAGTGAAATTAGAAAACATGTATAGATACACGTTGTATCACCCATATATAACACAATATGTACCTTTCAATATTTAACAACATACATAATATCTTCAAGAAAAAAGAGATCGACAATCAAATCAATAGATTCACTGCCACAAATGTGTTATCTAGTGTTTCCTTTACAAAATTCTGCATTATATTATTTGTTTAGATAACAAATATGCATAAAACCAACCAAATAAAAAGTCAAACAATTGCATTGTTGATGATGCTCATGAAACATTCTCTAGTTCTCTattagagttaatacataaaaatgaccctaaacttggcATCAAATTAAAACTTTGAGCTTaaattttgacagtgcacaaatatgacctttaactattcaaaactgcacaaatatgacctccaatcctacgtggcaaaacacgtgttcaacacgcaaaactgggcgtgtccagcttaaaatctaagggcataatacataaatatgaccttaaactttgacagtacacaaatatgacctttaactattcaaaattgcacaaatatgacctttaaatggctcttcactattattttttcattattttcggttcaaagatgaaaatgacatctaatttcttttgtcattgcggaaaaagagcaatattgaagatttattaattaggtggatcagtttcatatgaaaaaatcgagcgggtatgtatatatattatgaagcaggggacgaatttaagttatatactatatctaaatattatttatttaaatattaaattaaagatgaaactatactaataataaaatagttttaataaaacgttattaaattaatgttattaaggatagtattagtagtatattaaattaacgttatcaaattaacgtaattaaaatgttattaaattaacgttattaaaacgttattaaattaacgaggggtgGACCTAAGTGGTTGCCATGGGATTCATCCGAACCCcgtcggtaaaaaaattacgttgtatatatataagatagaaaatgtatatttatgtatgtatattaatgttgaaccacatgaaataaggcacttagatagcccagtagtgttatttgctcttcttggacGCTTCTTTCAGCCTAttgtgcgggttcgatccctgctaataataaaaacgacgtcgttttaacaaaaaaaataaaactttaacagtgcacaaatatgacatttaattattcaaaactgcacaaatatgacctctctccaagtcagccattttaaagacgtggcaccgtgtgattggattacctttccacgtaggcatgagtgagactcacgcatggggttgcaaaatcggaggtcatgtttgttcaggttttgaatagttaaaggtcctatttgtgaaCTATGGTGTCAAGTTTatggtcatttttatgtattaactctctGTATTATCTTTGAATCTTTAACATTGGCCTCATATTCGAACATGATTTTACGCACACTCTATTTGCTTAAGATATGAATGTGTTTTTTTCTATGATGAAAATTAGAGTGGACGTAAGAAAACCTAGCTAAGAAAATTAAAAGGATTTCTTTTTCTCCGACAAGAGAAATGGTAAAAAAACTATTCATTTGAGAACTAGATTATGAATGTAGTTGTATTGTTACAGAAAAGTagaattctcaatttatagaagtccaaaatctttttttctgaaaaaagaaTTACCTAGATATTAagagatttatttttctttcataaaacaCTTACCAATGtatcataattaaaataacaaCTTATATAAGACAAGAaatttcaaaacattattttacttttataacTTTAAAACGTGTATTTTTTTTAccctaaaatattgaaagaatataGTTATagttaaatcataattaaagtaaCTAACttatataagaatttttttttaataaattttgcaCTAACATCTTATATTGTACTTATCAACAAAAGGGGaggaagaatatatatatatgatattaaaagtgtgaagggttttagaaatgttgtttgaagtTTTTGTCCTTAAtgaaaagtctttgttttagacaaaatcgtcttttcacatttttttctaacatttaagagttaaaaattaattaaatatatttatggtaaaacctttccttattataattcatcagaattaatgaaaaattatacttttttcattagttcaAGAATTCTAAaccaactaaatttaattttaagaagatttgaaaaatctagaaataaatataaaaatgttagaataagaaaaatttaagaagtatcaaatttttaaaagtcttaagtgttttatcctttttcgaatttaattttaaagaaaatgattttgaattttcaaactatttcaaaaaaattttcgagaatattttgaaataattttaagaagttcacagagtcgccacttgatttttatagaagatatcaagaaaacttaaagagatttcaaagattcaaaaataaaaataaatttttgaaattagagaaactgAGTAGAAGATTTTTAAGGCACTTAATTAGGAGTGTCCGTTTAAAAAACGGTTCACCAAGAGATCATTTTTTGACTAACTTAGGAAAAGGGTGACTAACTTTGCAAGAAGAttgcttttataaaattattttgtttatatttttaaaaattgacatttgtttattcaaacgaGAAATAGCCTACTTGAATTAGGAAAAAGTTACGACATATTCTACTTAATCTAATATtagttttgagaaaaaattatgaaatattccGCTTCattcaatattaattttagtttttgtttgagaaaaattataaaatattctacttgagaaatattttacttatttcataaTTAATCACGAAAAGTTAGAATTTAAGAAAAACTCAAGGAATATTCTAATTGAGAAATATTCCACTTATTTCtaaggaaagaaaaacaaaataaaaattatgaaatattccACTTGAATTAAATAGAAATCTATCCAAACTAGGTTGCATACTTGGATTTAAGAGGGAAAATTGTTTGTATTATTTATGGGGAAAAAGAGgattttgtaattattattattattattattattattattattattattattattgttattattattattattattataaaaaggcCGATTTTGTTATAAATAACACCTTTGGAGAATGTTAAGGGAATATCATGTTG is from Capsicum annuum cultivar UCD-10X-F1 chromosome 5, UCD10Xv1.1, whole genome shotgun sequence and encodes:
- the LOC107870879 gene encoding protein MODIFIED TRANSPORT TO THE VACUOLE 1 — its product is MDSSRRAVESYWRSRMIDGATSDEEKVTPVYKLEEICELLRSSHSSIVKEVSEFILKRLQHKSPIIKQKALRVIKYAVGKSGAEFRREMQRNSVTIRQLIHYKGQPDPLKGDALNKAVRETAQEALSALFSSEESKPAPTETLGGRIQGFGNTSYEMPSDDKKSFLSEVVGIGSATIKQGLTTLTQSPSLKKNDTGSYRSPNLQRSLTTEADYTERYEGISSHNDSSRFPRNAVSGSQDLQESQTETANADSGLGSGEKTQEESLLETIATSGGVRLQPTRDALQVFLLEASKLDALALSHALESKLRSPSWQVRVKAICVLEAILRKKDDTHFGAMTSYFSENKDVLIKCSESPQASLREKTNKVLSLLNDGQTADSVDHVDMSAKAGNPAVQMPDLIDTDSSDYLFGADDLANKQSGEGINIVSSAATPLMDDLFGDNFIGGLSSGQQKNDDDPFADVSFHTSNERAPEDDLFSGMTVDKSDATDVLSDVNKNGPKLFDIFGPSVEVPQEPNNPRKEVPDLMNSLSLNGSELSMKQNGSSGGTPYQNIFQESTIDPRHEASNVNLNSTLSSQAGGANASPMFPLGAMQYNLPPGFVLNPSFAPQALNYNAMGNIFAQQQLLATLSSYQQLANVHPSTSASHAAHSAEGYGSALPDIFNASISSQTPTSLMNTSKKEDTKAFDFISDHLAAARDPKRVI